A single region of the Geobacillus subterraneus genome encodes:
- a CDS encoding FAD binding domain-containing protein yields the protein MVPFDFAYYRPESIAEAVALFTEMEQKGRRPLYYGGGTEIITLSRLGFVSTAAVIDIKAIPECRVLDADSDPLVLGAALSLTELEEANPFPLLTKTAKEVADRTARNQITLGGNLCGQIFYRETALALLVAEADIIIAGPDGVRQSRINDLFHQQLQLGRGEFVVQVKVRRSDAELPHFHHKRRKQGEIGYPLVTIAALKKDEAIHTAFSGVCPFPFRSADVEAHLNDRSRPAAERIRAAVSAFPRPILHDIEGSADYRLFVAAQLLEDALRELGETI from the coding sequence ATGGTTCCCTTTGACTTTGCCTACTATCGGCCGGAGTCGATCGCTGAAGCGGTGGCGTTGTTTACGGAAATGGAACAAAAAGGGAGACGGCCGCTGTATTATGGCGGGGGCACGGAGATCATCACCCTATCCCGCCTCGGCTTCGTTTCTACCGCCGCTGTCATTGACATCAAAGCCATTCCCGAATGCCGCGTGCTTGACGCCGACAGCGATCCTCTCGTGCTCGGGGCGGCGCTGTCGCTCACCGAGCTCGAGGAAGCAAATCCGTTCCCTTTGTTGACAAAGACGGCGAAAGAAGTTGCTGACCGGACGGCACGCAACCAAATTACGCTCGGCGGCAACCTATGCGGGCAAATTTTTTACCGCGAAACAGCGCTCGCGCTGCTCGTCGCGGAGGCGGACATCATCATCGCCGGTCCGGACGGCGTCCGTCAGTCCCGCATCAATGATTTGTTTCACCAGCAGCTGCAGCTCGGCCGCGGCGAGTTTGTCGTTCAAGTCAAAGTGCGCCGCTCCGATGCGGAACTTCCCCACTTTCACCACAAGCGCCGCAAGCAAGGTGAAATCGGCTATCCGCTTGTCACCATCGCGGCGCTAAAAAAAGACGAAGCCATTCACACCGCCTTTAGCGGCGTCTGCCCGTTCCCGTTCCGCTCGGCTGACGTCGAGGCGCACCTCAATGACCGAAGCCGCCCCGCAGCCGAACGGATCCGGGCGGCGGTTAGCGCCTTTCCGCGCCCGATTTTGCATGATATTGAAGGCTCGGCGGATTATCGGCTGTTTGTCGCTGCCCAACTGCTCGAGGATGCGCTTCGCGAGTTAGGGGAAACCATCTAG
- a CDS encoding aminotransferase class I/II-fold pyridoxal phosphate-dependent enzyme: protein MKMASDLVRGMPPYLFSAFERKKAELAQKGIDVIDLGIGAPDLPPPPFLIEAMKRELDDPRNYTYSPYAGCREYREAVADFYEQQYGVKLDPDTEVLALIGSKEGIVHLLQALIDPGDAVLVPNPGYPVYRTAIHLARGTPIDLPLDAACDYAPQFSALDPSTYDRANIMLLNYPSNPTASLAAIDVFLEAVTLAKKHRFLIAHDSAYSLLTFGDASAPSVLQVDGAKEVAVEFGSLSKSYNMAGCRIGYIVGNQEAIRALSILKSNIDTCQFLAVQKAAAAALRRGIEAAKENGRIYEQRMKAMTAALWQMGVPVRPPRATFFLWVPTAVGYSAAEFAARLLDEAGVIVTPGTAFGSAGEGYVRISLAAPTERLLDAARRWKAIDWEGRP, encoded by the coding sequence ATGAAGATGGCTTCCGACTTAGTGAGAGGAATGCCGCCGTATTTGTTTTCCGCCTTTGAGCGCAAAAAAGCCGAGCTGGCGCAAAAAGGCATTGATGTCATCGACTTAGGCATCGGCGCGCCAGATTTGCCGCCGCCGCCGTTTCTTATTGAGGCGATGAAGCGCGAACTTGATGACCCGCGCAATTATACGTATTCTCCGTACGCCGGCTGCCGCGAATATCGCGAAGCCGTCGCCGACTTTTACGAGCAGCAGTATGGCGTCAAGCTTGATCCAGATACCGAAGTGCTCGCTTTGATCGGTTCAAAAGAAGGTATTGTCCATCTATTGCAGGCGCTGATCGATCCGGGGGATGCGGTGCTCGTTCCGAATCCGGGCTATCCGGTGTATCGCACCGCTATTCACCTTGCCCGCGGCACGCCGATCGATTTGCCGCTCGACGCCGCTTGTGACTACGCACCACAATTTTCCGCTCTTGATCCGTCCACATACGACCGAGCCAACATCATGCTGTTAAACTACCCAAGCAATCCAACAGCATCACTAGCCGCCATCGATGTTTTCCTCGAAGCGGTCACGCTGGCCAAAAAACACCGTTTTCTCATCGCTCATGATTCAGCTTATTCATTGTTGACATTCGGTGACGCCTCTGCCCCGAGCGTGCTGCAAGTCGATGGTGCCAAAGAAGTTGCCGTCGAATTTGGTTCCTTGTCGAAAAGCTACAACATGGCTGGTTGCCGCATCGGTTACATCGTCGGCAATCAAGAAGCCATTCGGGCGCTTTCGATCTTAAAAAGCAATATCGATACGTGTCAGTTTCTAGCGGTGCAAAAGGCGGCAGCCGCTGCATTGCGGAGAGGAATCGAAGCCGCGAAGGAGAACGGCCGCATCTACGAACAGAGGATGAAGGCCATGACGGCTGCGCTTTGGCAAATGGGCGTGCCCGTCCGGCCGCCGCGGGCGACGTTTTTCCTTTGGGTGCCGACGGCGGTTGGTTACTCCGCCGCTGAGTTCGCCGCCCGGCTGCTTGATGAGGCCGGAGTGATCGTGACACCGGGAACGGCGTTTGGCTCGGCAGGGGAAGGGTATGTGCGCATATCGCTCGCTGCCCCGACGGAACGGCTGCTCGACGCCGCGCGGCGCTGGAAGGCGATTGACTGGGAGGGACGGCCATGA
- a CDS encoding aldehyde dehydrogenase family protein, translated as MKALNFINGKWQPALSGQWAPVVNPANGETIGEAAVSAAADVDAAVQAAKAAQKKWALVPAPKRAEVLYRVGMLLKERKEQLARLLTMEMGKVIEEARGEVQEGIDMAFYMAGEGRRLFGDTTPSELKDKFAMSVRVPVGVVGIITPWNFPIAIATWKSFPAIVAGNAVVWKPALETPFMARELAAIFAEAGLPDGVFNVVHGDGPTAGNALVEHPDVPVISFTGSNDVGRQIAEKCGRLLKKVSLEMGGKNAVIVMDDADLTLAVDGIVWSAFGTSGQRCTACSRVIVHERVKQELERRLLEAVKTLKIGDGLDETVKVGPVIHEEALQKIDRYVHIGREEGAKLLVGGHILREGDYARGFYYAPTIFTDVTPDMRIAREEIFGPVVSIISVRSLDEAIAVNNGVDYGLSSAIFTRDVNNVFRAMRDLDTGIVYVNAGTTGAEIHLPFGGTKGTGNGHRDSGVAALDVFTEWRSIYVDFSGKLQRAQIDTGD; from the coding sequence ATGAAAGCGTTGAATTTTATTAACGGAAAATGGCAACCGGCTTTAAGCGGGCAATGGGCGCCGGTGGTGAATCCGGCAAACGGGGAAACGATCGGGGAGGCAGCGGTATCTGCAGCGGCTGATGTCGATGCCGCCGTTCAAGCGGCGAAAGCGGCGCAAAAGAAATGGGCGCTCGTGCCGGCGCCGAAACGCGCGGAAGTTTTATATAGAGTCGGGATGTTGCTAAAGGAGCGGAAAGAACAGTTGGCTCGGCTGCTGACGATGGAAATGGGGAAAGTGATCGAAGAGGCGCGCGGCGAAGTGCAAGAAGGCATCGATATGGCGTTTTACATGGCGGGTGAGGGGCGGCGGTTGTTCGGTGATACGACTCCGTCCGAGCTGAAAGACAAGTTTGCCATGAGCGTCCGCGTGCCGGTCGGGGTTGTCGGCATCATCACCCCATGGAATTTTCCGATTGCCATCGCGACGTGGAAGTCATTTCCGGCCATTGTCGCCGGCAACGCCGTCGTCTGGAAGCCGGCGCTTGAAACCCCGTTTATGGCGCGCGAGCTGGCAGCGATTTTCGCTGAAGCCGGTCTGCCGGATGGCGTGTTTAACGTCGTTCACGGCGATGGTCCGACGGCAGGAAACGCGCTTGTTGAGCATCCGGACGTGCCGGTTATTTCGTTTACCGGCTCGAATGACGTCGGCCGCCAGATTGCTGAGAAATGCGGCCGCCTGTTGAAAAAAGTATCGCTTGAAATGGGAGGGAAAAACGCGGTGATCGTCATGGATGACGCCGATTTGACATTGGCGGTCGACGGCATTGTTTGGAGCGCGTTCGGCACATCGGGGCAGCGGTGCACGGCGTGCAGCCGGGTCATTGTCCATGAGCGGGTGAAACAAGAGCTCGAGCGGCGCCTGCTTGAAGCGGTGAAGACGCTGAAAATCGGCGACGGGCTGGATGAAACGGTCAAGGTTGGCCCTGTCATTCATGAAGAAGCGCTGCAAAAAATCGATCGCTACGTGCACATCGGCCGGGAAGAAGGAGCGAAGCTGCTCGTCGGCGGCCACATCTTGCGCGAGGGAGACTACGCGCGCGGCTTTTATTACGCGCCGACGATTTTCACCGATGTCACACCCGATATGCGCATCGCCCGCGAAGAGATTTTCGGTCCGGTTGTGTCGATCATTTCCGTCCGCAGTTTGGACGAAGCGATCGCCGTGAACAACGGTGTCGACTACGGGTTGTCAAGCGCTATTTTCACCCGTGACGTCAACAACGTGTTTCGGGCGATGCGCGATTTGGATACGGGCATTGTGTATGTCAACGCAGGGACAACGGGAGCAGAAATTCATTTGCCGTTCGGCGGCACGAAAGGAACAGGCAACGGCCACCGCGATTCCGGCGTCGCTGCGCTTGATGTGTTTACCGAATGGCGAAGCATTTATGTCGACTTCAGCGGCAAGCTGCAACGAGCACAAATCGATACGGGTGATTGA
- a CDS encoding thiamine pyrophosphate-dependent enzyme — protein sequence MKKRIMRGLSVPQAIVECVKQEGVSHLFGVPGESYLPLLDALYDEPTLQFISTRHEGGAAFMAEAYAKASGKPGVVLATRGVGAANLAIGVHTARQDSTPLVVLLGQVHRRFRGREGFQEVELDEWFRPLAKWAVEITDPERVPELVQRAFRVAKTGRPGPVVVSIPEDVFTATVAEAVLLAMDAPRPAPADDEVKRIEAALAAARRPLIVAGGGVKRARAEQALRRVAEQYSLPVAAAFRRHDVFPHDHPLYVGHFGLGAPAAVVETAKQADLILAVGTRLSEVTTQDYTWPLPHQTLIHIDIDEEALGKVFSADIAVAADAREALWALSGRQIVPSWNEWVSARRRAYEETARRPQPPRNVQEAIIAELQVRLPDDGVITNDAGNFAGWLHTFFSFKERQLYIGPTSGAMGYGLPAAIGAKLVHPERPVVSLSGDGGFLMTAAELETASRYGVPVISLVFNNRMYGTIRMYQELQFPGRVVGSGLGEVSFAKLAMALGANGVTVGTVDEFAAAFKQALVAAKPTVIEVMTEPEQLSVTMRLPGR from the coding sequence ATGAAAAAGCGGATCATGCGCGGTCTTTCCGTCCCGCAGGCAATCGTCGAATGTGTAAAACAAGAGGGTGTTTCTCATTTGTTCGGCGTGCCGGGAGAAAGTTATTTGCCGCTGTTGGATGCGTTGTACGACGAACCGACGCTCCAGTTCATTTCCACCCGCCATGAAGGCGGGGCGGCGTTTATGGCTGAGGCGTATGCGAAAGCGTCCGGCAAACCGGGCGTTGTCCTGGCGACGCGTGGGGTCGGCGCGGCCAATTTGGCGATCGGGGTTCATACGGCACGTCAAGATTCGACGCCGCTTGTCGTCCTGTTAGGACAAGTGCACCGCCGATTTCGCGGCCGTGAAGGCTTTCAAGAGGTGGAACTAGACGAATGGTTTCGTCCGCTTGCGAAGTGGGCGGTCGAGATCACCGACCCTGAGCGCGTTCCAGAACTTGTGCAACGGGCGTTTCGGGTGGCGAAAACGGGACGGCCCGGGCCGGTGGTTGTCTCGATTCCGGAAGATGTGTTTACGGCAACGGTCGCTGAGGCAGTGTTGCTGGCGATGGATGCGCCGCGCCCCGCTCCGGCGGATGATGAGGTGAAACGGATCGAAGCGGCGCTCGCCGCTGCCCGCCGGCCGCTCATTGTCGCTGGCGGCGGGGTGAAGCGGGCGCGCGCTGAGCAGGCGCTGCGCCGCGTCGCTGAACAATATTCCCTTCCGGTCGCTGCCGCGTTTCGCCGCCATGACGTGTTTCCGCATGACCACCCGCTTTATGTCGGCCACTTCGGTCTTGGCGCACCGGCGGCCGTTGTTGAGACGGCCAAGCAGGCAGATCTGATTTTGGCGGTCGGCACGCGGTTGTCGGAAGTGACGACGCAAGATTATACATGGCCGCTGCCGCACCAGACGCTCATCCATATCGATATCGACGAGGAGGCGCTCGGCAAAGTGTTTTCCGCGGACATCGCTGTCGCAGCCGACGCCCGTGAAGCATTGTGGGCGCTGTCAGGGCGGCAGATTGTCCCGTCCTGGAACGAATGGGTCTCGGCGCGCCGGCGCGCCTATGAGGAAACAGCAAGACGGCCGCAGCCGCCGCGAAACGTGCAAGAAGCCATCATCGCCGAGCTGCAAGTGCGGCTGCCGGATGACGGCGTCATTACGAACGATGCCGGCAATTTTGCCGGCTGGCTGCACACGTTTTTCTCGTTCAAGGAACGGCAGCTGTATATCGGCCCGACATCAGGTGCGATGGGATACGGGCTGCCGGCCGCCATCGGTGCGAAGCTTGTTCATCCAGAGCGGCCGGTCGTTTCGCTATCAGGCGATGGCGGGTTTCTCATGACAGCGGCCGAACTGGAGACCGCGTCCCGTTATGGCGTCCCGGTCATCAGCCTCGTTTTTAACAATCGGATGTACGGAACGATTCGCATGTATCAAGAGCTTCAGTTTCCGGGACGGGTGGTCGGCAGCGGACTGGGTGAAGTATCATTTGCGAAATTGGCTATGGCGTTAGGCGCCAACGGCGTTACGGTGGGGACGGTCGATGAGTTTGCCGCTGCGTTTAAGCAGGCGCTTGTCGCGGCGAAACCGACTGTGATTGAGGTGATGACAGAACCGGAACAATTGTCCGTTACGATGAGACTTCCGGGCAGATGA
- the thiC gene encoding phosphomethylpyrimidine synthase ThiC — translation MENIRSFMSFPASRKVYIEGSRPDVRVPMREIALSPTKTPQGEVENKPVRVYDTTGPYTDPNFEPNVEKGLPLLRRNWIVERGDVEETEPQATSSRALSLPFARRPLRAKPGKVVTQMHYAKKGIITPEMEFVAIREQIDAEIVRQEVAAGRAIIPVNINHPESEPMIIGRRFHVKINANIGNSAVSSSIENEVEKLLWAVRWGADTVMDLSTGKHIHETREYILRNSPVPIGTVPIYQALEKVGGVPEKLTWDVYRETLIEQAEQGVDYMTIHAGVRLHYIPLTVNRTTGIVSRGGSIIAQWCLAHHQENFLYTHFEEICEILKQYDVAISLGDGLRPGSIADANDEAQFAELETLGELTNIAWEHDVQVMIEGPGHIPMQKIRENVEREQELCHGAPFYTLGPLVTDIAPGYDHITSAIGAAIIGAYGTAMLCYVTPKEHLGLPNKEDVRAGVVTYKIAAHAADLAKGHPAAQQRDDALSKARFEFRWNDQFHLSLDPERAREYHDETLPAEAAKTAHFCSMCGPKFCSMNISHELQRKIKEEGMKEKADEFVRGGSSLYR, via the coding sequence ATGGAGAACATCCGCTCGTTTATGTCGTTTCCAGCCAGCCGAAAGGTGTACATCGAAGGATCGCGTCCGGACGTGCGCGTGCCGATGAGGGAAATCGCGTTGTCGCCGACGAAAACGCCGCAAGGAGAGGTGGAAAACAAGCCGGTGCGCGTTTATGATACAACCGGTCCGTACACGGATCCTAATTTTGAACCGAATGTAGAAAAAGGATTGCCGCTTCTACGCCGCAACTGGATTGTTGAGCGCGGCGATGTCGAAGAAACGGAGCCGCAGGCAACCAGCAGCCGTGCGTTGTCGCTTCCGTTTGCGCGCCGTCCGCTGCGGGCGAAGCCGGGAAAAGTGGTAACGCAAATGCATTACGCCAAAAAGGGAATCATTACACCGGAAATGGAATTTGTCGCGATTCGCGAGCAAATTGATGCGGAAATCGTTCGCCAGGAGGTTGCTGCCGGCCGAGCGATCATTCCTGTGAATATTAATCATCCAGAAAGCGAACCGATGATTATTGGCCGCCGTTTTCATGTGAAAATTAACGCCAATATCGGCAACTCGGCCGTTTCTTCCTCGATTGAGAATGAGGTGGAAAAACTGCTCTGGGCGGTGCGCTGGGGCGCCGATACAGTGATGGATTTGTCGACCGGCAAACACATTCACGAAACGCGTGAATATATTCTCCGCAATTCGCCGGTTCCCATCGGAACAGTGCCGATTTACCAAGCGCTTGAGAAAGTGGGCGGCGTGCCGGAGAAGTTGACATGGGACGTGTATCGCGAGACGTTGATTGAGCAGGCTGAACAAGGGGTCGACTACATGACGATCCATGCCGGCGTGCGGCTGCATTACATTCCGCTCACCGTCAACCGGACGACTGGCATCGTCTCGCGCGGCGGCTCGATCATCGCCCAATGGTGTTTGGCTCACCATCAAGAAAACTTCTTGTATACGCATTTTGAAGAAATATGCGAGATTTTAAAACAATACGATGTTGCCATTTCGCTCGGTGACGGCCTGCGTCCGGGTTCCATTGCCGATGCAAACGACGAAGCGCAGTTTGCCGAACTTGAGACGCTCGGCGAGCTGACGAACATCGCCTGGGAGCATGACGTGCAAGTGATGATCGAAGGGCCGGGGCATATTCCGATGCAGAAAATCCGCGAAAACGTCGAGCGGGAACAAGAGCTTTGCCATGGAGCGCCGTTTTACACGTTAGGGCCGCTTGTCACCGACATCGCGCCGGGATACGACCACATTACATCAGCGATTGGCGCCGCGATCATCGGCGCCTACGGGACGGCCATGCTTTGCTATGTGACGCCGAAAGAACATTTAGGGTTGCCCAATAAAGAGGACGTGCGCGCCGGAGTCGTTACGTATAAAATTGCCGCCCACGCCGCTGACTTGGCGAAAGGGCATCCGGCTGCCCAGCAGCGCGACGATGCGCTCTCAAAAGCGCGCTTTGAGTTTCGCTGGAACGATCAGTTCCACTTATCGCTCGATCCGGAGCGGGCCCGGGAATACCATGATGAAACATTGCCGGCTGAGGCGGCGAAAACCGCCCACTTTTGTTCGATGTGCGGACCGAAATTTTGTTCAATGAACATCTCGCACGAGCTGCAACGGAAAATCAAAGAAGAAGGAATGAAAGAAAAGGCGGACGAATTTGTGCGCGGCGGTTCGTCGCTCTATCGGTAA
- a CDS encoding saccharopine dehydrogenase C-terminal domain-containing protein has protein sequence MKVLVLGAGLMGKEAARDLAQSEGVEAVTLADVELAKAEEAVRQLQSEKLAAVRVDAGDQRQLSALMTGHDVVVNALFYRFNETVAKTAIAAGVHSVDLGGHIGHITDRVLELHDQAREAGVTIIPDLGVAPGMINILSGYGASQLDEVESIQLYVGGIPVRPEPPLEYNHVFSLEGLLDHYTDPSFIIRDGQRQEVPSLSEVEPIYFDRFGPLEAFHTSGGTSTLSRSFPNLRRLEYKTIRYRGHAEKFKLLVDLHLTRNDVEVEVDGHKVKPRDVLLAVLTPLLDLKGKEDVVLLRVIVGGRKDGKETVFEYETVTFNDREHKVTAMARTTAYTISVVAQLIGRGGITKRGVYPPEQIVPGDVYIDEMKKRGVVISEKRTVR, from the coding sequence GTGAAGGTGCTCGTGCTTGGCGCAGGGTTGATGGGCAAAGAAGCGGCGCGCGATTTGGCGCAAAGCGAAGGCGTTGAGGCGGTGACACTCGCGGATGTCGAATTGGCCAAAGCGGAGGAGGCGGTGCGGCAGCTTCAGTCCGAAAAGCTTGCCGCCGTGCGGGTGGATGCCGGTGATCAGCGGCAGCTGTCCGCCTTAATGACAGGGCATGACGTAGTTGTCAACGCCTTGTTTTACCGGTTTAACGAAACAGTGGCAAAAACGGCGATCGCTGCGGGCGTTCATTCGGTTGATTTAGGGGGGCATATCGGCCATATTACCGACCGGGTGCTTGAGCTCCATGACCAAGCCCGGGAAGCCGGGGTGACGATCATCCCCGACCTTGGCGTCGCTCCGGGAATGATCAACATTTTGTCCGGGTATGGCGCAAGCCAGCTTGATGAGGTCGAATCGATTCAACTGTACGTCGGCGGCATTCCTGTTCGTCCTGAACCGCCGCTCGAGTATAACCATGTGTTTTCATTGGAAGGGCTGCTTGATCATTACACCGATCCGTCCTTCATTATTCGTGATGGGCAAAGGCAAGAAGTGCCGTCCCTTTCTGAGGTCGAGCCGATTTATTTCGACCGGTTCGGGCCGCTTGAAGCCTTCCATACATCAGGAGGGACGTCGACGCTGTCACGCTCGTTTCCGAACTTGAGGCGGCTTGAATATAAAACGATCCGCTATCGCGGCCATGCGGAAAAGTTTAAACTCCTCGTTGATTTGCATTTGACGCGCAACGATGTCGAAGTGGAAGTGGACGGCCACAAAGTCAAGCCGCGTGATGTGCTGCTTGCCGTATTGACTCCGCTCCTCGATTTAAAAGGAAAAGAGGATGTCGTCTTGCTTCGGGTGATCGTCGGCGGGCGGAAAGATGGAAAAGAAACGGTGTTTGAATATGAAACGGTCACGTTCAACGACCGCGAGCACAAGGTGACGGCGATGGCGCGCACCACCGCCTATACGATTTCCGTCGTCGCCCAGCTCATCGGGCGCGGGGGAATCACAAAGCGCGGCGTCTATCCGCCCGAGCAAATCGTTCCCGGAGATGTGTACATCGACGAAATGAAAAAGCGCGGAGTAGTGATTAGCGAGAAGAGAACGGTTCGTTGA
- a CDS encoding (2Fe-2S)-binding protein — protein MEETTKRELVLHINGEQRTVAARQADTLLFVLRGGLGLTGAKPGCLNGDCGACTVLVDGTPIKSCMMLAMETVGKEITTVEGLGDAPIQHAFVRHFAFQCGYCTPGFIMNAHALIERHPGADQAMIQEWLESNICRCTSYQEIEAAVKEALEAKKADI, from the coding sequence ATGGAAGAAACAACAAAACGGGAGCTTGTGCTGCACATTAACGGAGAACAACGAACGGTCGCCGCCCGTCAAGCCGACACGCTGTTGTTTGTCTTGCGCGGCGGGCTCGGGCTGACCGGGGCCAAACCGGGCTGTTTAAACGGTGACTGCGGCGCCTGCACCGTCTTAGTCGACGGCACGCCGATCAAATCATGCATGATGCTGGCGATGGAGACCGTCGGCAAAGAAATTACCACGGTCGAAGGGCTTGGCGATGCCCCTATTCAACATGCCTTTGTCCGTCACTTCGCCTTTCAATGCGGCTATTGCACCCCCGGTTTTATTATGAACGCCCATGCGCTCATCGAGCGGCATCCGGGTGCGGATCAAGCGATGATTCAAGAATGGCTGGAGTCCAATATTTGCCGCTGCACGAGCTATCAGGAGATCGAGGCAGCGGTAAAAGAAGCGCTTGAAGCAAAAAAAGCGGACATATAG